The stretch of DNA GATATCGAAGACATGTATTTTGATTGCTTAAAAGTGATGATATTGAAGACAGGGAGAATATGATGACGTCATTATTCAACACatcttcaataaaaatattataaattatttattattttatattaatgataatatcattttatattaagtgtaaaattttatttcttaactaTTAAGAAACAAGTAAATAAGATACAGGATAAACATAATAATCACATCCCACAATTattaaaaacagtaaaaaacAGGTAGTCAATGATTACCAACACTACAGTCACAAacggataaaaaaaatagtttcacaacattactaaataataataattgtttactaaaagtaatttttattaaattaaagtaaCCCAAATTAAGATCTCATTAAAAGTATAACTCAACTCAACTCTGTTTCGTATAACTATGTTGAGTGATATgtatagaaataattatttcataaatttttaagCTAGTTCATTAACTGAGCAGGAGTTTGGCCGGAACACCCCAGTTTTAACGACAAAGGATATGGGCCAATTCCTTCAAAATGGCGCGGGAAAGGTGTTTGTCAAATTGATAGTTTTAATACTACACAGAAATATTTCTGTAACAGGTCACTTTTCTTTCTTATTCTACATTTATCTGTTTGTATTTCATTCATCACTTTTAGCTGCAATCTCTATCATTGAAAAACATTAACATAGTAAAAGATTCAGGAAGTTGATTGGAGCAAGAATATTCCTCAAGAATCACGAGGCGGAAGACGGAGAGATTGAAAGAAAATTTCGCAGCGCACGTGACTTTGTAGGGCATGGGAGCCACACTCTATCAACTGCAGGCGGTAACTTTGTTCCTGGTGCAAATGTAGAACGTAATGGTAGAGGCATTGCCAAAGGAGGGTCCCCAAAAGCTCGCGTTGTGGCCTATAAAGCATGTTGGAATAAACTGGACACAGGAGGGTGCCACGAAGCAGATTTACTGGCAGCATTTGATCATGCAATTTATGATGGTGTTGATGTCATCTCTGCCTCTGTTGGTTGGTCCGATCCCTACAAGGAAGCTCTGTTAACTGATGGTATTTCTATAGGATCATTCCATGCAGTCGCAAAAAATATTGTCGTTGTTTGCTCTGCTGGAAATGATGGCCCCTCACCTTCATCTGTCACAAACGTTGCACCCTGGTCCTTCACCGTTGCTGCCAGCACCATGGACAGGGATTTCCTCAGCACCGTTTCTCTTGGAAAGAAAAAACACGTTCAGGTATCATCTTTCTATCATATCCTATCTCAACATGCatatttacttttgttttattaacttaatttcaCCGCACTTGTATCAGGTTGCCAGTCTTAATCGAGGCTTGCCACGACCCAACCGAAAGTTCTATCCCatcatattttctgtcaatGCAAAGCTTCGAAATGCCTCTGTTAATGACGCGTAagctctatttttatttttacttttatttcccAGCATTGCTTCAAACACTTATACATGTGTATGTTGGTGCATGTGTATGTTGGTGCAGGCGTGTTTGCAAACCGGGAACTCTTGATCCTACCAAAGTAAAAGGGAAAATACTTGTCTGCCTTCGAAGCGATAAATTACAGTCTGTTAAAGAGGGTGAACAGGGTAAACTTGCTGGCGCTGTGGCAGTTTTGGTGCAGAATGATGAGCAAAGTGGAAATTTACTTCTGGCTGAAAATCAAGTTTTACCTGCTGCAAGTATAAGTGGAACAGATACTGATTATGCCAATAGTACAAGCGCCGCCAGTGGCGAGTAAAGTCATATATTAATCTGTCGTATTAACTCTATTTGTGCGTATATACATAGTGAAGTACTCcatgaatttatatataattatgtttttacaGGGCATTTGCTTACTTGAGTGCTGCAAAAACAAAGCTAGGAGTAAGGCCAGCTCCAATAATGGCTGGATTCTCATCTAGGGGTCCTAATCTGGTGCAACCATTGATACTGAAGGTCtacaatatatatttacattttgttATACAAACATGGCCAGATGCGTGGTTTTTGATTTGGAAGGAACTTTGTTTCTTAATTTGTTTCAGCCTGACATAACTGGTCCTGGTGTGGGTATAGTTGCTGCCTTTTCACAAGCTGCGGGTCCTTCTAATCTTCCATCAGATACACGTAGAACTCTCTTCAATGTGCAGCAGGGAACTTCTATGGCTTGTCCTCATGTTGCTGGCATTGCTGGTCTTCTCAAAACTTACCATCCTACCTGGAGTCCGGCAGCTATCAAATCTGCTATTATGACAACAGGTACACCATGCATGCTTGACAAAATGTTTTCTCATATgcataaaatacaaaatgttCATGTGGGACATGTTATCTGGAAAAGAATTTGTGCCTTATTAACAACCATGTTCTTGATTGATTTCAGCTACAACTCTAGATAACACGAAGAAACCAATTCGGAACGCATTTGATAAGGTAGCAACTCCATATGAATACGGTGCCGGACACGTTCAACCTAACCCCGCGATAGACCCTGGTCTCGTATATGATCTAAACACAACTGATTACTTGAACTTCTTATGTGCTTCTGGTTACAACCAAGCCCTTCTCAAGTTTTTTGCCAATTTGAAAGTCTCTTACACTTGTCCAAAGGCTTACAGAATTGAAGATCTTAACTACCCTTCAATTACAGTACATCACCCCACTTCAAAACCTGTACGTGTTACTCGCACTGTTACAAACGTTGGGCCTCCAGGAACATACGATGTGAGTACTCAGGCACCCAAAGGGATTAAGATTCTTGTTCAACCAAGTTCCTTGACTTTCAAGCAAAAGGGAGAGAAGAAGACGTTTCAGGTTACTCTGCAGGCAACTGCAGTGCCCCATGGGTTACCCTTATTTGGGAATTTATCTTGGACAAAAGGCAAACACAGAGTAACCAGTCCAATCACAGTGCTTTAACCTTAGAAATTACTGTTGTCGTTGTTGTGTGGTGatgttttttgtgtgtgtttgcgATTGGTGTTTTTTGGGCCGTACTTATATAAGAGTGTTTCCTACTCCTTTTGTATTGAACTATCACAAAAATAAGGTGTGTTCAGATTTTGAACTTTGTAGCATTGAGCTTTATTTGTACGTATAGAACC from Vigna unguiculata cultivar IT97K-499-35 chromosome 8, ASM411807v1, whole genome shotgun sequence encodes:
- the LOC114193055 gene encoding subtilisin-like protease Glyma18g48580; the protein is MRVMTFSIFKLVLSSFLLCTFLQEPTNALRKTYIVYLGGHSHGPDPSPTDLETATNSHHQLLASVLGSDENAKEAIMYSYNKHINGFAALLEEEEAAEIAEKPDVVSVFLSKEHKLHTTRSWHFLGLEENGRVPANSAWTKARYGENTIIANIDTGVWPEHPSFNDKGYGPIPSKWRGKGVCQIDSFNTTQKYFCNRKLIGARIFLKNHEAEDGEIERKFRSARDFVGHGSHTLSTAGGNFVPGANVERNGRGIAKGGSPKARVVAYKACWNKLDTGGCHEADLLAAFDHAIYDGVDVISASVGWSDPYKEALLTDGISIGSFHAVAKNIVVVCSAGNDGPSPSSVTNVAPWSFTVAASTMDRDFLSTVSLGKKKHVQVASLNRGLPRPNRKFYPIIFSVNAKLRNASVNDARVCKPGTLDPTKVKGKILVCLRSDKLQSVKEGEQGKLAGAVAVLVQNDEQSGNLLLAENQVLPAASISGTDTDYANSTSAASGEAFAYLSAAKTKLGVRPAPIMAGFSSRGPNLVQPLILKPDITGPGVGIVAAFSQAAGPSNLPSDTRRTLFNVQQGTSMACPHVAGIAGLLKTYHPTWSPAAIKSAIMTTATTLDNTKKPIRNAFDKVATPYEYGAGHVQPNPAIDPGLVYDLNTTDYLNFLCASGYNQALLKFFANLKVSYTCPKAYRIEDLNYPSITVHHPTSKPVRVTRTVTNVGPPGTYDVSTQAPKGIKILVQPSSLTFKQKGEKKTFQVTLQATAVPHGLPLFGNLSWTKGKHRVTSPITVL